CGATGTCCAGCGGTATGGAATATCTCTTCGACCGTCCTTCACTTTATACCACAGCCTTGAAATTTGCGCCACTTGCCAATCTGATTCCAGAGTGTTGCACACATTTCAGTAATTGGAATGCTTGGGGTATTGGCCATGCCATGCCTGAGTTTGCGAAGAAGTCGTTTCATCAATTATGGAAGGAGGGGAAAGTAAAATGAAAAAAGAAGATTTCCTGAATAAGTTGCGTAAGAATACGCATGTTCAATTTGATAAGCCTTCTGTAGAAATCAAAGGCATTCAGTATGAGGATACTTTGCAGCAGTTTGTTGACATGAGCCAGTCTGTGGGTGCCCATGTGATGAGAGCCAGCAAGGATGACGATAGGCTCAACGAGATTGTGAAAATGGCTTATCCTCAGGCTAAGGTGTTTGCCAGCAATCTGCCAGATATTCAGTTGGAAAAATTGCAGGCTTTTACTCCTGATGGGGGAACGGATGAAGTCGTTTTGCGCAATCCGGATACTGTGGCTGAGGCCAACGAACTGAATGGTACGGATGTCTGCGTAGTCCGTGGACAGTTGGGCGTAGCTGAAAATGGTTGTGTCTGGATTCCTCAGACCATGAAGGAGAAGGCTGAACTTTTCATTTCGGAATACCTGGTTATTATCCTTGATGAGAAGTCTGTGGTAAACAATATGCATGAGGCTTATGCCCGCATCGAGATGGATCCGAAATATAATTTCGGTATATTTATCAGTGGACCGAGCAAGACTGCTGATATTGAACAGGCTCTTGTTATGGGAGCGCAGGCTGCCAGAGGTGTGACAATCGTGCTTTGCTAAAATGTTATAGGTATATAAAAAACAACTGTTAACTGTTGCAGTTCATTTAGCTGAATCTATATATAAAGAAAATCCCGGAAACATCTTGACTGAGTTTCCGGGATTTTCTTATATTGTTCTTTCTACAGTTCCCATTCGTAAGTATCATAAACGACGCCTCTTCCTCCAAACCCTTCTTTCTGGTGGATGAGGTTCTCGTTGAGATAAGTACCTTGCTGCTCGGTTGATTTTCCAAAGTCAAAATAGGTAGTATTCCATTGCTTTTGGTTGATTAGCTCATCAAAGAGCAGGTCGAGTGCTCCCTCTTCTTTCCCTTGAGGCGATGCTGCGATGTATTGGGTATGCGTCACTTGCGGGGTGATGTAGATGAGGCTTCCGGCGAGAACGCTGTGGTTTTCTGCATCCTTTACCACATAGCCCTTGATGTTTTCTGGGAATCGTGTCATCAGAAGTTTCAATTCCTCATAGGTGTGAACCGGAGCAGTATGGTATTTGTGCTGGAGATTAGTATTGAGAATGTTCCAAAACTCCCAGATGTCATTCATGTTTGCTTCATGAATAGAAAGGTTGCAGCGGTTGGCCTTATGAATCCCTCTTCTTCTTTGTTCGGAGAAACGCAGTTTATGCGTCAGGGGAATGGTGGTGGAGATTTCTCTTGCCGATAGCCGAGCCTTACATGTTTGCATGATGGCATAGAGGTCTTCCTCTGATGGAATGTTGTGGTAAATCCAAGGTATTGCTTTATATATGACTTTCTGAAATCCTCTTTCTTTCAGATAGATATTGATAGCATCAAATACCTGACAGGTGATGGCTGCCGTCATTTTGTTGCAGGTAAGCAGTCCGCCGTATGTGAGTCCCTGATGTGAAATAAGGGTTTTATCTACAACTTCATTTGCAGGCAGCAAAGCGCAGAGTTTTCCGTTATAGAAAATCATCAGGGAATGGTCATGAAATCTGTCCTGATGATAATCCATATAGTTTCTGTCAAAAAGAAACGTGCCTTGCCTGGATTTTGCCACGAAGTCATTCCAGTCTTGTTTCTCTTGGGGTGTATATCTTTTGATTTCTATCATTTTATCTTCTGATTTCTATCATTTTGGCTGAAGTTTTTTATTTCCCGGCTTCTCTTTCTTGGATGTAATCGATGAAGTCTTCATATTCATAGAGATAGTCTTCCGGCTCATACAATCTGGAGGCTAAAACCAGACAGACGGCACCTGATGAGAAATCATCAATGGTTCGCCATATTTCCGTATCGAGCAGAAGTCCCTGGTCAGGACGGTTCAGGAAGTAGTCCTTTTTCTCATGTCCATCGTCCAGATGAACGGTAAAGGAGCCACTGGCGGCTATGATGATCTGCTTCAGCTTTTTGTGAGCATGACCTCCGCGGCTTTCTCCTCCCGGCACGTCGTATATCCAGTAGAGGCGTTTGGGCACGAACGGCAGACCCGCATCCTTGTCGGTGCAGGAACAGTAGCCTTCTTCCTCCTTTTTATTTAATTGTATGATTCTTCCTAATTCTTTCATGACTTAATATACTCGCATTTATAGAAAGAACGCATAATCGGCGATATTATTGTTTGCCGTTGATTCTTTGTATCTCTTCAGCTATCAGTTTGGAATAAATATCAGCTCCTGTTGCGTTGAGATGATTGGCATTGTGAAACCATTCTCTGTGCTTTGTGAAGCGTTTGTCGCAGAAATGATTCAGCAAAGGAATCTTCTGAGCTTTGCAGATCTTTTTCAGAGGTATGAACACCGAGTCGCTCTGGTATGAGAGTTGGGGAGAGGCGGCAAATATCAGCTGGATCTGCTGTTGCTGGCAGGTCGTGATGAGTTTCTGCAGGTATTCATATTTCAGTTTGTCATGCTTGTCTTGCGGCAGGTTTTCCGGTATGATGGCCTGGCAACCCTCGTAGGGCACAAATCCCTTTTTGTCTGTACGGTCTTCTGCTCTTGTATCTGCGAGAAGTTTCAGCAGGCGCGAGTTGAAAGGGTAGAACGGAAATAGCATTTTGAAGCGTTCCGTTGCATCCACGTCATGGAAGATAGAGCTGATATGATCGCGCCAATAGTAAGGACGCAGATTGCCGAGATACGTTGTGTTGTCATCTTCCAGCAGGTCGTAGTCTGGTTCCACGTCGTAGATAATGGATTTCACCTTGTTCCTTTCTTCTACCAGTTGCAGCCTGCCATAATTGAAAATGATTCCCATGCGGTCTTCCCCTATATTATAATAAGGTGTAAGATATTGGGGATTATAATGGTGAAGGGCGCGCGATGAACCCATGATCAGATGATCTGCTTTCAACTGGTCATGGATGTATTTCAGTCTTCCACTTTCCCCTTTGGCATGTGATTCCAGAAAGTAAAAGCCTGTGCTGAGGGCTACATAGATGAGTGCCATCAACAGGACGAATACCGATATTTTACCAAAAAACTTTCTCATGACTTTAAAATCTGGCATAAATGAATTGACCCGCATCGAAAACTCCGAAGAGTAGGATGCTTGTAAAGATGAATAGATAGGTGGCCCATCTCACCCATCTCTTTGGGTGATAAAACGGATTGCAGGAAGGTCGGATTTCGTCTATCAGATCCTTAATGAATACGATGGCGATAAAGACGTAGATAAACTTCTCGCAGATTCCGAAATGCATGTCCTGACTGGTAAATATCTTTTCAATTACTATCCACGCATCTTCTATCGTATTCATGCGGAAGAATATCCACAGGAATGTGATGAGGAAAAACGTAAGGATGATTCTTGCCAACCGGATGCTTCTGTTTTTAATGGAGAAATATCTCGGTTTGATGGAGGAGGATTCTATGTCGGTTGAAGAGAACTTGGATTCTTTCTTTTTTTGTAAGCCTAATATTTTTTCGATGACCTGAAACAGTCCGTGCAATAGTCCCCATACGATAAAGGTCCAGTTGGCTCCGTGCCAGATTCCGCTTACTGCGAATGTAATGAGGATATTGGCATAGTTCCGTTTTTTCGAGCAACGGCTTCCTCCCAGTGGGATGTAGATGTAGTCTCTGAGCCAATGTGCCAAGGTAATGTGCCATCTGTGCCAGAAGTCTGTGATTCCGATAGAGAAGTAGGGATTGTGGAAATTCTGTTTGAGATTGTAGCCCAATGTGGCTGCTGCGCCTATGGCCATGAGCGAATAGCCGGCGAAGTCTGTATAGAGTTGGATGGAATAGAGAATGGCTGCCATCAGGAGCGACGAACCACTTTCTTGTAGAAAACCATCAAATACCGGGTCGATGTAGAGTTGTAATCTGTCTGCAATCACTACTTTGAGAAACATTCCCCAAAGTATCATTTTCAATCCTTTTTCTGCCAGTGGACGGTTGAAACCCTGTACCGTGTTCAACTGGGGCATCAGTTGGTCGTATCTGTTGATCGGACCGGCTATCATGGAAGGGAAGAAAGCCATGTAAGTGAGATAGTTCGACAGATTTTGCTCGGCTGGATATTTCTTGCGGTAAACATCGAATACATAGCTCAGAGCCTGGAAGGTGAAGAAGGAAATGCCTAATGGGGCAATGATGGAGAAATGGTTTTCATTCGAGATGAAGCCGAAACTATTCGTAAAGGAACTAAGATTTTCCGAGATGAAGTGCCCGTATTTGAAAACGACAAGCGGAAGAATGGTTGCAATGACTTCTGCACAGATTGTTCCTTTTCCGCAGATAGTTTCTTTCCCGCAGTTCTTCTTGTCCGGGTCTTTCCTCAGGTTTTTCTCTAAATCTTTTTCCTGGTCTTTCTCCAGATACTTGTTCTGATTTCTTTCCTGATATTTGGCAAAGAAGTAGGAGATGAGGCTCACGGTGATAAGAGTGAAGGTCATCCATTTGTTGTAATAGATGTAAATGCCGTAAGAGGCGAGCAGAAAGAAATATTTGCGATACGGAACAGTAAGATTGTTCCCTACCATGAAAATGATAGGGAACAACCAAATGAATAAAAATGAATTATATACCATCTAATGTTTGTAGGGTTAGATGTGTCTTATTCTTTTAAGAATTATTTCTTCATATAAGGGTCGGTGCCCAAAACGGTCTTTGCCAGGCGCTTTGCCTTGTCGCGAAGCTGATTGAGGTCAGCATCCTTTTCTCCGTAGCAGAGAACGACGCCCATACGGCGGCCTACGTGAGCCTCTGGTTTTCCGAAAATGCGGATACGGGTATGATCTTCCTTCAGCGCATCCATGAAATTGTAGTTGAGCGGCTCGGTGCTTTCTTCCGGTGAGAGAATAACGGCAGAGCATCCAGCGTGCTCCAGGTGAATGCCTGCTATTGGCAAGCCCATCACAGCACGGAAATGGAGCTCAAACTCGCTCAGGTTGGTGGTGTGACCGAGAGTTACCATACCTGTATCGTGTGGACGTGGACTCAACTCAGAGAAAATCACTTCGCCCTGCTTGCTCAGGAAGAATTCTACGCCCCAGAGACCAGCACCGGTCAAAGCCTTGGTCACTTCGGCTGCAATATGCTGTGCTTTCTTCAATGCTTCCTCTGGCAACTGGAAGGGTTGCCAGCTCTCGCGGTAGTCGCCACCTTTCTGAATGTGTCCGATAGGAGGGCAGAAGAGGGTAGGACCATCCTTCTGGGTTACGGTGAGGAGTGTGAACTCAGAGTCGAAATCAATGAATTCCTCGATGATGACTTCCTTCACATCGCCACGACCTTCCTCCATAGCTTCCTTGTAAGCCTCCACGAGTTCGTCGTCATTGTGTACATAGCTCTGTCCATGACCGCTGGAACTCATCAATGGCTTCACTACACATGGGAAACCGATTTCGTCGGCTGCATTCTTGAATTCCTCGAATGTCTTAGCGTAGAAATACTTGGCTGTGCGCAGACCCAGTTCCTTGGCGGCCAGATCGCGGATGGCACGGCGGTTCATGGTGTAGTTCACGGCACGGGCAGAAGGTACAATCTGAATGCCCTCTTTCTCGAAGTCGAAGAGACGCTCTGTACGGATAGCTTCAATCTCAGGCACGATGATGTCTGGGTGATGTTTCTCAACCACTGCGGTCAATGCGTCGCCATCGAGCATTGAGAACACTTCTCGCTCGTCAGCAACCTGCATGGCAGGAGCATTGTCATACTTGTCGCAAGCGATGACATACTGTCCAGCACGCTTTGCGGCGATGGTAAATTCTTTGCCCAGTTCGCCTGAGCCCAAAAGCATAATCTTCTTCATTATATTGTGAGTTAAATTTCTTATGAATTGAATTTCTTATGAGTTTTCTTCTGAGTCTGAATTCTTATTCCGTTGAATTTCTTTCTGAGTCAGATTTCTTATAATTTGAACTTTTTTCTGATAAACTCTTCGATGAATTTCTCAGTCTCTTCCAGTCCCAGCAGGCTGCTGTTGATGCAGAGATCGTAACTCTCGCTGTGTCCCCATTTCTTGCCGGTATAGTAGCCATAGTAGGAAGCACGTTCTTCCTCATGGTTGGTGATGAATTTGCGGGCAGCGGCACGGTCGATGTTCTTGCGCTTGCAAACGGCCTTGATGCGGTCGTCGATATTGGCGGTGATGAAAATGTTGATCACGTTCTTATAGTCGCGCAGCACATAGTCGGCTGTTCTTCCTACAAATACGCAGTTGCCCTCATCGGCAGCCTTTCTGATGGCATCGCTCTGAAATTTATACAGACCTTCCTGTGAGAAATCATTGTGATAGAAGTTGCTGTCGCTCAGGAAAGGGAGATGGGTATGGAAGAGTGCTTTGAAAAATCCCTTCTGCTCATCGTTCTGCTCGAAGAATTTCTCTGAGAATCCACTCTCCTTGGCTGCCAGATTGAGAAGTTCACGGTCGTAGCACTTGCAACCGAAGGCTTTTGCCAGCTTCTCTGCGATAATATGGCCACCGCTTCCTATCTGGCGACCTACGTTTATGATGATTTTAGTCATAATTCTCTATTTTTAGTTGATGAATGTATGATGATGCTTTATCCTTCCGCCATTTCCTGCTGCTGCAGATTTTCTCTGTGCATTCTTTTCAGTTTCTTCATATACCATGACATAACGATGGCGGCAATCACGGCGGCAGAGAAATCAGAGATTGGCATACTGTACCAGACGCCTTCTATATCCCAGAACAATGGAAGCAGTCCCAAGAGTGGCAGGAGAATGAGCAACTGTCTTGACAGAGAGAGGAAGATGCTGATCTTCACTTTGCCGATGCACTGGAAGAAGTTGGTGATGACCATCTGGAAACCGATGATCGGGAAGCAGCACATCACGATGCGGATGGCCTTGATGCCTAATTCTATCAGCGCCTTGTCGGTAGTAAACATTCTGGCGCAGTAGTATGGCAGGAACATGGCTATCAGCCAACCGGTTACCATAATGCCCGTAGCAGCGATGATGCTGAGGTTTAAAACCCTCATCAGTCGGTCTATTTTCTGAGCTCCGTAGTTGTAGCCAGCGATAGGCTGCATTCCTTGGTTGATGCCGAACACGAACATGACGAATACCATGGCAATACCATTGGCAATGCCGTAGGCACCCACAGAGAGATCGCCTCCGAAACGCACCAGCTGGTTGTTGATGAAGATGACGACAATGCAGGCGCAGACATTCATCAGGAAAGGCGAAATGCCGATGGCGAGGATGTTCTCTACCAGTTTCTTTCTCAGTCTGTAAATACCTTTCTTGAGGTGGAGCAGTTCGTTCTTATTGCTGAAGAGCTTGAACTGCCACATCATCGCCATCAGCTGCGAGAGGATGGTGGCGATGGCGGCTCCCTGTATTCCCCATTTGAACACGATGATGAAAAGTGCATCCAGTATCACGTTCATCATCACCGTGAAGATGGTGGCGTACATGGCCTGCCGCGGCTTGCTGGCTGCCCTGAGCAGCGCATTCATGCCGAAATACATGTGGCTCACCACATTACCCAGCAGGATGATGACCATATAGTCACGTGCATAGACGAGTGTCTGGTCGCTGGCTCCGAAGAATCTCAGGATAGGGTCGAGGAAGAGCAGACAGATAATGCTCAGTCCGATACCGATGATGAGATTCAGAGAAATTGTGTTACCCAGAATGTTTTGGGCTGTAGTATAATCCTTTTGTCCCAACTTCACGCTGATGGCTGTTGAAGCTCCTACGCCCACGCCGGCTCCGAAAGCGGCTGTGAGGTTCATGAACGGGAAGGTGATGGCCAGACCGGAAATCGCCATTGCTCCCACACCCTGTCCGATGAATACACGGTCCACGATGTTGTAAAGCGAAGCGGCGGTCATGGCTATCATGGCAGGCAAGGCATATTGTACCAATAATTTGCCCACCGGTTTGGTGCCCAATTCTAATGTTGCTTGTTTATTTTCCATTGATGTTTTGAATACTTTGACTGCAAAAGTACAAAAAATATTCCACACCTTTTATATATATAGGGAAAAACTTACCAATCTTTCAAAAACTTTACTTTTCTTTTGGCATTCTCATTTGAAAACATTACTTTTGCAATTCGTAATCAACAATATTTCTATCGGATGAAATGCTGGTAACAACGATTGGATGATCTGAAATCATCGACTGTAATGTCGGCTTTCATCGACTGCGACACAATGGCCGTAGAACAAAGACTGAACAACAATAGAAACAACATAAACAACAATAGAACAATTAGAAAACCTGATAAAGATGAAAAAGTATTTGATGCTTTATGCATTCCTGATAATGGCTCTTTCTTTGATGGCTCGTGAAGATAGAGTTTCTAATTTTGAGCAACTGATGCGCCTGCCCCGTATCACAGAGACGGATATGGTTTCTTTCCCTGGCGGCAGGTGTATGATGTATCGTTTGTATCTTCGTGATAAGGACCTGCAGCATACTCCCTTCTCGGTGAACCGTCCGGAGCAGTTTCTTTCTGCCCGTTCGATAGAGCGCCGCAAGCGTCAGGGACTTCCGGTAGATGTCACGGATTTGCCTATCGCTCCTGCTTACATCGATTCTGTGAGCAGGACGGGGATTGAAATCGTGGGGCAGAGCAAATGGAACAATACCTTGCTGGTGAAGATTCACAAGGAGAAAGAACTCAACAAGCTCAATTCCCTTTCTTTTATCACCAAAAAGTTGAAGGTGTTTTCCTCGCCCGATTCCATCACCGAGCGCAAGCGTTCCAGTTTCCGCAAGGAACTCAATAACTGGGAGTCTGTGCCTACCCATTATGGGGCTGCTGCCGAGCAACTGAAGTCTTTAGGCGGTCAGCGTATTCATGAGCGGGGATTCTATGGCAACGGAATGATGATAGCCGTTTTCGATGGCGGTTTTATGAATGTGGACAGGATTCCTGCCCTGCACGGGGTAAAACTGGCTGGGTTGAAGGATTTCGTAGTTCCTAAGTCCAATAATATCTTTGAGGAGATGGAACATGGCACGATGGTGCTCTCCACGATGGCTGCCAATGCTCCCAATCTCTATGTGGGCGTGGCTCCTGAGGCGCAATACGTGCTGGTGCGCTGCGAGGATGAGCGTACGGAAAGTCTTGCCGAGGAAGACTACTGGGCTTCTGCTGCCGAGTATGCTGACAGTTTGGGGGTTGATGTCATCAATTCCTCTTTGGGTTACCACGACTTTGATGATGTGAAGACGAATCATCTATACTGGGAACAGGATGGCGAGACGGCACTGATTTCCCATACGGCCTCGATGTGTGCCGATAAGGGAATCATCTGCGTGAATTCTGCCGGCAATGATGGTATGGGTGTGTGGAAGAAAATCAATTTTCCTGCCGACGCCAAGAATATACTTACCGTGGGCAGCATCAACGAGCAGGGCAAGAATGCTGCTTTCAGTGCCGTGGGACCTACTGCCGATGGGCGCATCAAACCGGATGTGATGGCGTTTGGAAGTCCTGCTTCCGTGATTACGGGCAGAGGGTCCATCATCAATGATAACGGAACCTCATTTTCCTCACCTCTGATAGCTGGGATGACGGCTTGTCTCTGGCAGGCGCTTCCGCATAAGACGGCTAAGCAGATCATCAAACTGGTGAAGATGGCTGGCAACAATCAGCAGCATCCTGACAATATCTATGGATATGGGGTGCCTGATTTCTGGAAGGCTTATCAGACCGGGAAGGCGATTAAGTAAGTGGAGAGATTTTAGTGAAGAGTGAAGAACGAAGAGTGAAGAATTCTATAGCGAAGTATTGTATGGTGAAACATTTATCACTTTTTGAGTTGAATTCGATAGTCCGTGAGATTATCTCGATGTCATTGCCCGACAGTTATTGGGTAGAAGCAGAACTTTCCGAGGCCCGTGAGGCTTACGGAGGACATTGCTATATGGAACTCATCGAGAAGGATGAACGCTCCAATACGCCCATAGCCAAGGCACACGCTTCCTGCTGGCGAAACAGATGGATGCTTATCAAGCCACATTTCGAACGGGTGACCGGACAGAGAATTCATGC
This is a stretch of genomic DNA from Segatella hominis. It encodes these proteins:
- a CDS encoding MATE family efflux transporter: MENKQATLELGTKPVGKLLVQYALPAMIAMTAASLYNIVDRVFIGQGVGAMAISGLAITFPFMNLTAAFGAGVGVGASTAISVKLGQKDYTTAQNILGNTISLNLIIGIGLSIICLLFLDPILRFFGASDQTLVYARDYMVIILLGNVVSHMYFGMNALLRAASKPRQAMYATIFTVMMNVILDALFIIVFKWGIQGAAIATILSQLMAMMWQFKLFSNKNELLHLKKGIYRLRKKLVENILAIGISPFLMNVCACIVVIFINNQLVRFGGDLSVGAYGIANGIAMVFVMFVFGINQGMQPIAGYNYGAQKIDRLMRVLNLSIIAATGIMVTGWLIAMFLPYYCARMFTTDKALIELGIKAIRIVMCCFPIIGFQMVITNFFQCIGKVKISIFLSLSRQLLILLPLLGLLPLFWDIEGVWYSMPISDFSAAVIAAIVMSWYMKKLKRMHRENLQQQEMAEG
- a CDS encoding sugar 3,4-ketoisomerase, with protein sequence MKELGRIIQLNKKEEEGYCSCTDKDAGLPFVPKRLYWIYDVPGGESRGGHAHKKLKQIIIAASGSFTVHLDDGHEKKDYFLNRPDQGLLLDTEIWRTIDDFSSGAVCLVLASRLYEPEDYLYEYEDFIDYIQEREAGK
- a CDS encoding AAA family ATPase, which produces MTKIIINVGRQIGSGGHIIAEKLAKAFGCKCYDRELLNLAAKESGFSEKFFEQNDEQKGFFKALFHTHLPFLSDSNFYHNDFSQEGLYKFQSDAIRKAADEGNCVFVGRTADYVLRDYKNVINIFITANIDDRIKAVCKRKNIDRAAARKFITNHEEERASYYGYYTGKKWGHSESYDLCINSSLLGLEETEKFIEEFIRKKFKL
- the purT gene encoding formate-dependent phosphoribosylglycinamide formyltransferase, producing the protein MKKIMLLGSGELGKEFTIAAKRAGQYVIACDKYDNAPAMQVADEREVFSMLDGDALTAVVEKHHPDIIVPEIEAIRTERLFDFEKEGIQIVPSARAVNYTMNRRAIRDLAAKELGLRTAKYFYAKTFEEFKNAADEIGFPCVVKPLMSSSGHGQSYVHNDDELVEAYKEAMEEGRGDVKEVIIEEFIDFDSEFTLLTVTQKDGPTLFCPPIGHIQKGGDYRESWQPFQLPEEALKKAQHIAAEVTKALTGAGLWGVEFFLSKQGEVIFSELSPRPHDTGMVTLGHTTNLSEFELHFRAVMGLPIAGIHLEHAGCSAVILSPEESTEPLNYNFMDALKEDHTRIRIFGKPEAHVGRRMGVVLCYGEKDADLNQLRDKAKRLAKTVLGTDPYMKK
- a CDS encoding GNAT family N-acetyltransferase; amino-acid sequence: MIEIKRYTPQEKQDWNDFVAKSRQGTFLFDRNYMDYHQDRFHDHSLMIFYNGKLCALLPANEVVDKTLISHQGLTYGGLLTCNKMTAAITCQVFDAINIYLKERGFQKVIYKAIPWIYHNIPSEEDLYAIMQTCKARLSAREISTTIPLTHKLRFSEQRRRGIHKANRCNLSIHEANMNDIWEFWNILNTNLQHKYHTAPVHTYEELKLLMTRFPENIKGYVVKDAENHSVLAGSLIYITPQVTHTQYIAASPQGKEEGALDLLFDELINQKQWNTTYFDFGKSTEQQGTYLNENLIHQKEGFGGRGVVYDTYEWEL
- a CDS encoding S8 family peptidase produces the protein MKKYLMLYAFLIMALSLMAREDRVSNFEQLMRLPRITETDMVSFPGGRCMMYRLYLRDKDLQHTPFSVNRPEQFLSARSIERRKRQGLPVDVTDLPIAPAYIDSVSRTGIEIVGQSKWNNTLLVKIHKEKELNKLNSLSFITKKLKVFSSPDSITERKRSSFRKELNNWESVPTHYGAAAEQLKSLGGQRIHERGFYGNGMMIAVFDGGFMNVDRIPALHGVKLAGLKDFVVPKSNNIFEEMEHGTMVLSTMAANAPNLYVGVAPEAQYVLVRCEDERTESLAEEDYWASAAEYADSLGVDVINSSLGYHDFDDVKTNHLYWEQDGETALISHTASMCADKGIICVNSAGNDGMGVWKKINFPADAKNILTVGSINEQGKNAAFSAVGPTADGRIKPDVMAFGSPASVITGRGSIINDNGTSFSSPLIAGMTACLWQALPHKTAKQIIKLVKMAGNNQQHPDNIYGYGVPDFWKAYQTGKAIK
- a CDS encoding LutC/YkgG family protein, yielding MKKEDFLNKLRKNTHVQFDKPSVEIKGIQYEDTLQQFVDMSQSVGAHVMRASKDDDRLNEIVKMAYPQAKVFASNLPDIQLEKLQAFTPDGGTDEVVLRNPDTVAEANELNGTDVCVVRGQLGVAENGCVWIPQTMKEKAELFISEYLVIILDEKSVVNNMHEAYARIEMDPKYNFGIFISGPSKTADIEQALVMGAQAARGVTIVLC
- a CDS encoding MBOAT family O-acyltransferase; this translates as MVGNNLTVPYRKYFFLLASYGIYIYYNKWMTFTLITVSLISYFFAKYQERNQNKYLEKDQEKDLEKNLRKDPDKKNCGKETICGKGTICAEVIATILPLVVFKYGHFISENLSSFTNSFGFISNENHFSIIAPLGISFFTFQALSYVFDVYRKKYPAEQNLSNYLTYMAFFPSMIAGPINRYDQLMPQLNTVQGFNRPLAEKGLKMILWGMFLKVVIADRLQLYIDPVFDGFLQESGSSLLMAAILYSIQLYTDFAGYSLMAIGAAATLGYNLKQNFHNPYFSIGITDFWHRWHITLAHWLRDYIYIPLGGSRCSKKRNYANILITFAVSGIWHGANWTFIVWGLLHGLFQVIEKILGLQKKKESKFSSTDIESSSIKPRYFSIKNRSIRLARIILTFFLITFLWIFFRMNTIEDAWIVIEKIFTSQDMHFGICEKFIYVFIAIVFIKDLIDEIRPSCNPFYHPKRWVRWATYLFIFTSILLFGVFDAGQFIYARF